From Anopheles funestus chromosome 3RL, idAnoFuneDA-416_04, whole genome shotgun sequence, a single genomic window includes:
- the LOC125768172 gene encoding putative protein tag-52, producing MAQSTPKAGLRMQLQPLMPEDMRSELIAALKVQNVHNVRVGSGRRFMLPGSHSNSPVRSIPAAQNNETDKRQQLRLQAIREIRTSEESYLRQLDLLLEYFVTPLRNNGFLTEKVHNQIFGQLDTIHNLSQELLKKLDENLDNVVKAFTDLGPFFKLYSVYAFDYRNSLCTLQSLMDKNPTLKRYIANTESRPEVQMKLISLLITPIQRIPRYKLLLQQVLLYTSPSDVAYKPLLESIRLVEQSVSHINALVEDYENTQRLITVQNALTNKSLKLVKPGRKILKEGFLRKQKTDGSTSKKYCILMSDMFMYCRVLKDVEVLLTEGSSIACCCVFPLKKCKIVQLFRGNFRITCSGDGTIFSSDGEQESHGWYVAIKEAIELHVQCRKTLRKMSSNRKPMRKKHLQRLEPEDDIMWLLRRKTTSPDRIQKPDRMRRKLWPFRSINCLDLNQSVGEPSGLQQYIPARTSVGRFPQATTSGAPAVAAASWDAENSIRTNNSPSVIPGPDDEADKEEQTNASRHVHFRFPSMHWRY from the coding sequence GTCGTTTTATGTTACCAGGGTCGCACAGCAACAGTCCGGTACGAAGCATACCAGCGGCACAGAATAATGAAACGGATAAGCGGCAACAGCTGCGCCTGCAAGCCATACGGGAAATTCGTACGTCCGAGGAGTCGTATCTGAGGCAGCTGGATCTGCTGCTAGAATACTTTGTAACACCGTTGCGCAACAATGGATTTCTCACCGAAAAGGTGCACAATCAGATCTTTGGACAGCTCGACACAATCCACAACCTTAGTCAGGAGCTGCTCAAAAAGTTGGACGAAAATTTGGACAATGTGGTAAAAGCGTTCACCGACCTGGGTCCGTTTTTTAAGCTTTATTCGGTGTACGCCTTTGACTATCGCAATTCGCTCTGTACATTGCAATCGCTGATGGACAAAAATCCCACATTGAAGCGATATATCGCGAACACGGAATCACGCCCGGAAGTGCAGATGAAGTTGATCTCGTTGCTCATCACCCCGATACAGCGCATTCcccggtacaagctgttgctGCAGCAGGTTCTGCTATATACCAGCCCTTCGGATGTTGCCTACAAACCGCTGCTGGAATCAATACGGCTAGTGGAACAATCCGTATCGCACATCAATGCTCTCGTGGAAGATTACGAAAACACCCAAAGATTGATCACGGTGCAGAACGCACTCACTAACAAGTCGCTGAAATTGGTGAAACCGGGTCGAAAGATCCTGAAGGAGGGTTTTCTGCGCAAGCAAAAAACGGATGGATCCACCTCGAAGAAGTACTGCATCCTGATGTCGGACATGTTCATGTACTGTCGTGTGCTGAAGGACGTCGAGGTGCTGCTGACGGAAGGGTCAAGCATCGCGTGTTGCTGTGTATTTCCGCTGaagaaatgcaaaattgtGCAGCTGTTTCGGGGCAATTTCCGGATCACGTGTAGCGGTGACGGAACGATTTTTAGCTCGGACGGTGAACAGGAAAGCCATGGTTGGTACGTTGCGATTAAGGAAGCGATCGAGCTGCACGTTCAGTGCAGGAAAACGTTACGAAAGATGTCCAGCAATAGGAAACCGATGCGCAAAAAGCATCTGCAGCGTTTGGAACCGGAGGACGATATTATGTGGTTGTTGCGACGCAAGACGACTAGCCCGGATCGTATTCAGAAACCGGATAGGATGAGAAGAAAGTTGTGGCCTTTTAGGAGCATAAACTGTTTGGATTTGAATCAATCGGTTGGAGAACCGAGCGGATTGCAACAGTATATTCCAGCGAGAACGAGTGTGGGTCGATTTCCACAAGCAACAACAAGTGGTGctcctgctgttgctgctgctagcTGGGATGCAGAAAACAGCATTCGAACAAACAACTCACCGAGTGTAATACCGGGACCAGACGATGAAGCAGATAAGGAAGAACAAACCAATGCAAGTAGACACGTGCATTTTCGATTTCCGTCTATGCATTGGCGTTACTAA